One genomic region from Vitis riparia cultivar Riparia Gloire de Montpellier isolate 1030 chromosome 17, EGFV_Vit.rip_1.0, whole genome shotgun sequence encodes:
- the LOC117905139 gene encoding phosphopantothenoylcysteine decarboxylase-like isoform X2, whose amino-acid sequence MMTYAEPLSPEVDAIPVNIAPRRPRILLAASGSVAAMKFGNLVHSFCEWAEVRAVVTKASLHFIDRAALPKDLYLYTDDDEWSSWTKLGDSVLHIELRRWADVMVIAPLSANTLGKIAGGLCDNLLTCIVRAWDYSKPMFVAPAMNTFMWTNPFTERHLMTIDELGISLIPPVTKRLACGDYGTGAMAEPFLIHSTVRLFLETRAQSSSSNVQ is encoded by the exons ATGATGACATATGCAGAACCTTTGAGTCCAGAAGTTGATGCGATACCAGTCAACATTGCTCCCAGAAGACCCCGGATTCTACTTGCTGCTAGTGGGAGTGTAGCTGCTATGAAGTTTGGGAATCTCGTCCATTCTTTTTGTGAATGGGCAGAAGTAAGAGCAGTTGTCACAAAGGCTTCTTTACACTTCATTGATAGAGCAGCACTGCCTAAGGATTTATATCTTTACACTGATGATGATGAATGGTCCAGTTGGACAAAATTAGGAGACAGTGTGCTTCACATTGAGCTCCGCAGGTGGGCTGATGTTATGGTAATCGCTCCATTATCAGCAAATACACTTGGCAAG ATTGCCGGGGGACTGTGTGACAACCTGCTGACATGCATTGTGCGAGCGTGGGACTACAGCAAGCCAATGTTTGTTGCGCCAGCTATGAACACCTTCATGTGGACCAATCCTTTCACAGAACGCCATCTTATGACAATTGATGAACTTGGAATTTCTCTTATTCCACCTGTCACTAAAAGGCTGGCCTGCGGAGATTATGGAACTGGTGCAATGGCTGAACCTTTTCTCATTCACTCAACCGTAAGACTCTTCTTGGAGACACGGGCTCAATCAAGTAGCAGTAATGTGCAGTAA
- the LOC117905139 gene encoding phosphopantothenoylcysteine decarboxylase-like isoform X1: MMMTYAEPLSPEVDAIPVNIAPRRPRILLAASGSVAAMKFGNLVHSFCEWAEVRAVVTKASLHFIDRAALPKDLYLYTDDDEWSSWTKLGDSVLHIELRRWADVMVIAPLSANTLGKIAGGLCDNLLTCIVRAWDYSKPMFVAPAMNTFMWTNPFTERHLMTIDELGISLIPPVTKRLACGDYGTGAMAEPFLIHSTVRLFLETRAQSSSSNVQ, from the exons ATG ATGATGACATATGCAGAACCTTTGAGTCCAGAAGTTGATGCGATACCAGTCAACATTGCTCCCAGAAGACCCCGGATTCTACTTGCTGCTAGTGGGAGTGTAGCTGCTATGAAGTTTGGGAATCTCGTCCATTCTTTTTGTGAATGGGCAGAAGTAAGAGCAGTTGTCACAAAGGCTTCTTTACACTTCATTGATAGAGCAGCACTGCCTAAGGATTTATATCTTTACACTGATGATGATGAATGGTCCAGTTGGACAAAATTAGGAGACAGTGTGCTTCACATTGAGCTCCGCAGGTGGGCTGATGTTATGGTAATCGCTCCATTATCAGCAAATACACTTGGCAAG ATTGCCGGGGGACTGTGTGACAACCTGCTGACATGCATTGTGCGAGCGTGGGACTACAGCAAGCCAATGTTTGTTGCGCCAGCTATGAACACCTTCATGTGGACCAATCCTTTCACAGAACGCCATCTTATGACAATTGATGAACTTGGAATTTCTCTTATTCCACCTGTCACTAAAAGGCTGGCCTGCGGAGATTATGGAACTGGTGCAATGGCTGAACCTTTTCTCATTCACTCAACCGTAAGACTCTTCTTGGAGACACGGGCTCAATCAAGTAGCAGTAATGTGCAGTAA